The following are encoded together in the Salvia hispanica cultivar TCC Black 2014 chromosome 6, UniMelb_Shisp_WGS_1.0, whole genome shotgun sequence genome:
- the LOC125196285 gene encoding ATP-dependent (S)-NAD(P)H-hydrate dehydratase-like isoform X1 — MIADHFTRLIRRQQFLIRCLGDYSGSNNICNSASIKMQSLLSVGSPSMEVDAVSILKSITPSLEASKHKGQAGKIAVVGGCREYTGAPYFSAISALKIGADLSHVFCTKDAAPVIKGYSPELIVHPILEESYSVRDEDKKSILAKVIEEVDKWMERFDCLVIGPGLGRDPFLLDCVSNIMKHARQSNVPMVIDGDGLFLVTNSLELISGYPLAVLTPNVNEYKRLVQKVLQCEVNDRDGTHQLLSLAKGIGGATILRKGVSDFISNGETVHAVSSFGSPRRCGGQGDILSGSVAVFVSWARQLAGEPSMSATVMGCIAGSVLLRKAASQAFERNRRSMLTTDIIQHLGTSLEELCPVLVSQ; from the exons ATGATAGCTGATCATTTCACTCGGC TAATTAGGAGGCAGCAGTTTTTGATTAGGTGCTTAGGAGATTACAGTGGTAGCAACAATATCTGCAACTCTGCTTccataaaaatgcaatctttACTGAGTGTTGGCAGCCCTTCCATGGAGGTTGATGCTGTCAGCATCTTGAAATCAATCACTCCATCTCTGGAAGCTTCCAAGCATAAAGGCCAAGCTG GGAAGATCGCAGTTGTAGGAGGTTGCCGCGAATACACTGGTGCACCGTACTTTTCTGCTATTTCAGCTTTAAAAATC GGTGCTGATTTGTCGCACGTGTTCTGCACCAAAGATGCTGCCCCTGTTATTAAAGGCTACAGTCCGGAGTTAATTGTGCACCCTATACTGGAAGAGTCATACAGTGTTAG GGATGAAGATAAGAAATCGATATTAGCCAAAGTTATTGAAGAGGTTGATAAGTGGATGGAGAGATTCGATTGTCTAGTTATCGGTCCAGGCCTTGGAAGGGACCCATTTCTCCTG GACTGTGTAAGCAATATAATGAAGCACGCGAGGCAATCCAATGTTCCAATGGTTATAGATGGG GATGGGCTTTTTCTTGTTACAAATTCTCTTGAACTTATCAGTGGTTATCCCCTGGCTGTCCTAACACCCAATGTTAACGAGTATAAGCGCCTCGTGCAAAAGGTTTTGCAATGTGAAGTAAACGATCGAGATGGAACACATCAACTACTTTCACTTGCAAAAGg GATAGGAGGTGCGACCATTTTGAGGAAGGGAGTATCTGATTTCATTAGCAATGGGGAAACAG TTCATGCAGTGAGCAGTTTCGGCTCTCCAAGGCGTTGTGGTGGCCAGGGTGATATACTTTCCGGAAG TGTTGCTGTGTTCGTGTCATGGGCCCGTCAACTTGCAGGCGAGCCAAGCATGAGTGCTACAGTGATGGGGTGCATTGCAGGGTCTGTTTTGCTGAGAAAGGCTGCCTCACAGGCATTTGAGAGAAACAGAAGATCGATGCTTACCACCGACATAATCCAACACTTGGGAACAAG TTTAGAGGAGTTGTGCCCGGTGCTCGTGAGTCAATAA
- the LOC125196499 gene encoding uncharacterized protein LOC125196499: MEAALELEDDVFFKDLSKQISLLIMDDDDQQHSHSHSPPFNSQASIQANNPATQSSSFFSYDQHQASKRESKGTGVFIPRSSSNSRRRSARQARFMASANKFQRPFDHGSRGLSHDTLINPSYDHSFRRF; encoded by the exons ATGGAAGCTGCTCTGGAGTTGGAGGATGATGTCTTCTTCAAAGACTTGAGCAAGCAAATATCTCTCCTCATCATGGATGATGATGATCAACAACACTCTCACTCACACTCTCCACCATTTAATAGTCAG GCTTCCATTCAAGCAAACAATCCAGCAACACAAAGTTCATCATTTTTCAGCTATGACCAACACCAAGCTAGCAAGAGGGAGAGCAAAGGCACCGGAGTTTTCATCCCTCGTTCCTCGTCGAATTCCAGACGAAGGAGTGCGAGGCAAGCAAGATTCATGGCATCTGCGAACAAGTTTCAGAGGCCCTTTGATCATGGCTCAAGAGGGCTGTCTCATGACACCCTCATCAATCCATCATAT
- the LOC125196539 gene encoding probable aspartic proteinase GIP2 yields MACSIQSLLLLPLILLISEAASLSHTPMLPKAAIFPVSKDSSTLQYVARVFMGETLDSVNLVVDLNGPLVWMASESPQPIKSCSLKCSMANSIRGGGAEYNPNSMTCTLLAENTISRMSKSGYLSEDTMAMEFWDGIRSSSFAKSEKFLFLSSPNLLLKGLAHDARGMLGLGDSRISLPSQFSTTFGFFERKFSVCLSPKKGAVFLGGNPFETQISSSMMFTPLISKKSEGYYIDVGSIKVSGKKLPLHQKGSLGAKISTTVPYTTFESKIYAGFVESYVSAAVSMNLSRVHSVAPFQVCFSSKHVENVPSIDLVLQSELVKWRIDGENSMVVVSDEVMCLGFLDGGVNPRDSIVVGGYQIEDHLLEFNMGNSMLGFASLLKGEKKCSDFEAADRESL; encoded by the coding sequence ATGGCTTGCTCTATTCAATCTTTGCTATTGCTTCCTCTGATTCTACTAATTTCAGAAGCCGCCTCGCTTTCCCACACTCCTATGTTGCCAAAAGCTGCGATCTTTCCTGTTTCCAAAGACTCCTCAACTCTTCAGTATGTTGCTCGCGTTTTCATGGGCGAAACTCTTGATTCAGTCAATCTCGTGGTGGATCTAAACGGCCCTCTTGTTTGGATGGCCTCTGAGTCTCCGCAGCCCATCAAAAGCTGCTCGCTCAAGTGCTCCATGGCGAACTCGATTAGGGGCGGCGGAGCAGAGTACAACCCCAACTCCATGACTTGTACCTTGCTGGCAGAGAATACTATTTCAAGAATGTCTAAATCTGGATATCTGAGTGAGGACACGATGGCTATGGAGTTCTGGGATGGGATTCGGTCTTCTTCCTTTGCCAAGAGTGAGAAATTCTTGTTCTTATCTTCTCCCAATTTGTTGCTTAAGGGCTTAGCTCATGATGCTAGAGGCATGCTAGGGTTAGGAGATTCAAGAATCTCACTCCCATCACAATTCTCCACCACATTTGGATTCTTTGAGAGGAAATTCTCAGTGTGTTTATCCCCCAAAAAGGGTGCAGTTTTCCTAGGTGGGAACCCTTTTGAAACCCAAATCTCAAGCTCAATGATGTTCACTCCTCTAATCTCCAAGAAAAGTGAAGGCTATTACATTGATGTTGGTTCAATTAAGGTTTCTGGCAAGAAGCTCCCTTTGCATCAAAAGGGGAGTCTTGGTGCCAAAATTAGTACCACTGTTCCTTACACTACATTTGAGAGCAAGATTTATGCTGGATTTGTTGAGTCCTATGTTAGTGCTGCAGTGTCAATGAATTTGAGTAGAGTGCATTCTGTGGCTCCTTTTCAAGTGTGTTTTAGTTCAAAACATGTGGAGAATGTTCCAAGTATTGATCTTGTTCTGCAGAGTGAGTTGGTGAAGTGGAGGATTGATGGTGAGAATTCAATGGTGGTGGTGAGTGATGAAGTGATGTGTTTGGGATTCTTGGATGGTGGTGTGAATCCTAGGGATTCAATTGTGGTTGGTGGGTATCAGATTGAGGATCATCTGCTTGAGTTCAACATGGGAAACTCCATGCTTGGATTTGCTTCATTGTTGAAGGGAGAGAAGAAGTGTTCTGATTTTGAAGCAGCAGATAGGGAGAGCTTGTGA
- the LOC125194595 gene encoding chitinase CLP-like: THFHSASTYPLNNIINNQLMLTMNMINLFLFSLLSITSAQPLPTLLTPLNKDPITSLYTILLNSIDPYVIDIAAPFSWRRCPSGPHPTVACFTAECTQAQYLPSPCPLPPASSTTPCKCMVTPRNPITQSCAFAHLTYTNITDHGAHIFLKDIFLSCAPKPLFESLPKGVVGLASLSLAPLSLQNQFSDRLPQLTRTFAMCLPSTSSRNGAIYFGNATTHSLLSYTPLLTNPKTADYAVGIKGLSVGKHSVIAMSPFEGIRLSTVVLYTTLAADVYARFVERFEEGMKGVPKMKSVPPFTTCYKASAVGFGRVPRIDLEFDGGKNWTIFGANSMKRVGGDTACLAFLNGGEKAALKIVIGAFQMEDYLLVFDSERSRFGFSSSLLSEGMSCSNFNFTT, translated from the coding sequence ACACATTTTCATTCGGCTTCCACTTATCCATTGAACAACATCATAAACAATCAACTCATGTTAACCATGAACATGAtaaatcttttccttttctcccTACTCTCAATCACCTCAGCTCAACCCCTCCCTACATTACTCACACCCCTCAACAAGGACCCCATCACCTCTCTCTACACCATACTCCTCAACTCCATCGACCCTTACGTCATCGACATCGCAGCTCCCTTCTCATGGCGCCGCTGCCCCTCTGGCCCCCACCCCACAGTGGCTTGCTTCACCGCGGAATGCACCCAAGCTCAATACCTACCCTCACCATGCCCCTTGCCTCCAGCCTCATCAACAACCCCATGCAAATGTATGGTAACCCCTAGAAACCCCATAACCCAATCTTGTGCATTTGCTCACCTCACTTACACCAACATAACTGATCATGGGGCCCATATTTTCTTGAAAGATATATTCCTATCATGTGCTCCAAAGCCCCTCTTTGAGTCTCTCCCCAAAGGAGTAGTAGGCCTAGCAAGCCTCTCTCTCGCCCCGCTTTCTCTCCAAAACCAATTCTCCGACCGGCTTCCTCAGCTTACCCGAACATTCGCAATGTGTTTGCCGAGCACGAGTTCAAGAAATGGGGCTATTTATTTCGGCAATGCAACTACTCACAGTCTCTTATCGTACACCCCGCTTCTCACCAACCCTAAAACTGCGGATTACGCAGTTGGGATCAAGGGTTTATCGGTAGGTAAACACTCAGTTATTGCGATGTCTCCATTTGAAGGGATTAGGCTAAGCACGGTTGTGCTTTACACTACTCTAGCGGCCGATGTTTATGCGAGATTTGTGGAGCGTTTTGAAGAGGGGATGAAGGGTGTGCCTAAGATGAAGAGTGTGCCGCCATTTACGACGTGTTACAAAGCTAGTGCGGTCGGTTTTGGCCGTGTGCCGCGGATTGATTTGGAATTTGATGGTGGCAAGAATTGGACGATTTTTGGGGCGAATTCGATGAAGCGAGTCGGTGGAGATACGGCATGTCTTGCGTTCTTGAATGGCGGAGAGAAGGCGGCGCTCAAGATCGTGATCGGGGCGTTTCAGATGGAGGATTATTTGTTGGTGTTTGATAGTGAACGATCGAGGTTTGGGTTTAGTTCCTCTTTGTTGTCCGAGGGGATGTCATGTAGCAACTTTAACTTTACTACTTAG
- the LOC125197539 gene encoding NEDD8-activating enzyme E1 catalytic subunit-like, with the protein MAVSQPTRSRDLDKLLLRPGHLVGPNFEPGQELREDIKEYVKVLVVGAGGLGCELLKDLALTGFQNLDVIDMDRIEVTNLNRQFLFRLEDVGKPKAEVAARRVMERVNGVNITPHFCRIEDKPLDFYSDFSIIVLGLDSIEARSYINEVACGFLEYDSDDNPREETVKPMVDGGTEGFKGHARIIIPGTTPCFECTIWLFPPQVKFPLCTLAETPRNAAHCIEYAHLIKWNEVHGLKSFDPDNPEDMQWVYSEAVQRAELFGIPGVTYSLTQGVVKNIIPAIASTNAIISAACALETLKIVSGCSKSLSNYLTYNGVEGLHIKVTEFVKDPDCLVCGPGVLIEMEKSITLKKFIDQLEDHPHLLLTRVSVSYRGEKLYMQAPPALEKETRSNLDIPLFDLMNGVSRGIVNVNGMAGKGDKKQSCMRKLRIAFKGVDGIADIDMAGGA; encoded by the exons ATGGCGGTGTCTCAGCCCACCAGATCAAGAGACCTCGATAAGCTACTCCTCCGCCCAGGCCACCTCGTTGGCCCCAACTTTGAGCCTGGCCAAGAA CTGAGGGAGGACATAAAAGAGTATGTGAAGGTGTTGGTGGTCGGGGCAGGTGGGCTGGGCTGCGAATTGCTCAAGGACTTGGCTTTAACCGGCTTTCAGAACCTTGATGTAATCGATATGGATCGGATTGAGGTCACCAACCTTAATCGTCAGTTCCTCTTTAG ACTTGAAGATGTAGGAAAGCCAAAGGCTGAAGTAGCTGCAAGACGAGTTATGGAAAGAGTTAATGGTGTAAATATTACACCTCATTTCTGCCGCATCGAAGACAAACCATTGGACTTTTATAGTGATTTCAGCATTATTGTCCTTGGGCTTGATTCTATTGAGGCAAGGAGCTACATAAATGAAGTAGCCTGTGGATTTCTAG AGTATGATTCTGATGATAATCCTCGAGAAGAAACCGTCAAACCTATGGTGGATGGTGGAACTGAAGGATTCAAGGGCCATGCCAGGATTATAATTCCAGGAACAACCCCATGTTTCGAGTGTACCATTTGGTTATTCCCACCGCAAGTAAAATTCCCTCTATGTACTTTAGCAGAAACTCCAAGGAATGCTGCTCATTGTATTGAATATGcccatttaattaaatggaaTGAG GTCCATGGTCTCAAAAGCTTCGATCCAGATAATCCTGAAGACATGCAATGGGTTTATTCAGAG GCTGTCCAGAGGGCTGAACTTTTTGGAATTCCTGGAGTCACATATTCTTTGACTCAG GGTGTGGTGAAAAACATAATTCCTGCTATAGCTTCTACGAATGCTATTATCTCAGCTGCTTGTGCTTTGGAGACCTTGAAAATTGTTTCTGGATGCAGCAAGTCACTATCTAATTACTTAAC GTATAATGGAGTCGAAGGTCTTCATATTAAAGTTACGGAGTTTGTGAAGGATCCAGATTGCCTTGTTTGTGGTCCTGGTGTTCTAATCGAGATGGAGAAGTCCATTACTTTAAAAAAG TTCATCGATCAACTGGAAGATCACCCTCATCTTCTCCTGACTAGAGTGAGTGTCTCATACAGGGGAGAAAAGTTATACATGCAGGCACCTCCTGCATTAGAAAAGGAGACTCGATCTAACCTGGATATTCCTTTATTTGATCTAATGAATGGAGTATCCAGGGGTATCGTTAATGTTAATGGAATGGCAGGCAAGGGTGACAAGAAGCAGTCTTGTATGAGGAAGTTACGCATTGCCTTTAAGGGGGTTGATGGGATTGCGGATATTGATATGGCTGGTGGGGCATAA
- the LOC125196285 gene encoding ATP-dependent (S)-NAD(P)H-hydrate dehydratase-like isoform X2, with product MVGLSGAVIRRQQFLIRCLGDYSGSNNICNSASIKMQSLLSVGSPSMEVDAVSILKSITPSLEASKHKGQAGKIAVVGGCREYTGAPYFSAISALKIGADLSHVFCTKDAAPVIKGYSPELIVHPILEESYSVRDEDKKSILAKVIEEVDKWMERFDCLVIGPGLGRDPFLLDCVSNIMKHARQSNVPMVIDGDGLFLVTNSLELISGYPLAVLTPNVNEYKRLVQKVLQCEVNDRDGTHQLLSLAKGIGGATILRKGVSDFISNGETVHAVSSFGSPRRCGGQGDILSGSVAVFVSWARQLAGEPSMSATVMGCIAGSVLLRKAASQAFERNRRSMLTTDIIQHLGTSLEELCPVLVSQ from the exons ATGGTGGGATTATCGGGTGCAGTAATTAGGAGGCAGCAGTTTTTGATTAGGTGCTTAGGAGATTACAGTGGTAGCAACAATATCTGCAACTCTGCTTccataaaaatgcaatctttACTGAGTGTTGGCAGCCCTTCCATGGAGGTTGATGCTGTCAGCATCTTGAAATCAATCACTCCATCTCTGGAAGCTTCCAAGCATAAAGGCCAAGCTG GGAAGATCGCAGTTGTAGGAGGTTGCCGCGAATACACTGGTGCACCGTACTTTTCTGCTATTTCAGCTTTAAAAATC GGTGCTGATTTGTCGCACGTGTTCTGCACCAAAGATGCTGCCCCTGTTATTAAAGGCTACAGTCCGGAGTTAATTGTGCACCCTATACTGGAAGAGTCATACAGTGTTAG GGATGAAGATAAGAAATCGATATTAGCCAAAGTTATTGAAGAGGTTGATAAGTGGATGGAGAGATTCGATTGTCTAGTTATCGGTCCAGGCCTTGGAAGGGACCCATTTCTCCTG GACTGTGTAAGCAATATAATGAAGCACGCGAGGCAATCCAATGTTCCAATGGTTATAGATGGG GATGGGCTTTTTCTTGTTACAAATTCTCTTGAACTTATCAGTGGTTATCCCCTGGCTGTCCTAACACCCAATGTTAACGAGTATAAGCGCCTCGTGCAAAAGGTTTTGCAATGTGAAGTAAACGATCGAGATGGAACACATCAACTACTTTCACTTGCAAAAGg GATAGGAGGTGCGACCATTTTGAGGAAGGGAGTATCTGATTTCATTAGCAATGGGGAAACAG TTCATGCAGTGAGCAGTTTCGGCTCTCCAAGGCGTTGTGGTGGCCAGGGTGATATACTTTCCGGAAG TGTTGCTGTGTTCGTGTCATGGGCCCGTCAACTTGCAGGCGAGCCAAGCATGAGTGCTACAGTGATGGGGTGCATTGCAGGGTCTGTTTTGCTGAGAAAGGCTGCCTCACAGGCATTTGAGAGAAACAGAAGATCGATGCTTACCACCGACATAATCCAACACTTGGGAACAAG TTTAGAGGAGTTGTGCCCGGTGCTCGTGAGTCAATAA